From Bradyrhizobium sp. sBnM-33:
CCGGTCTTCCCTGCGCCCTCTGATAAGAGGGCGGGAGGTCAGTAGCAAAACTCGGGCGGATGATGCCGCGAGATCGTGAAGTCATACTCAGTTGTTATCGCCCGGCTTGACCGGGCGACCCAGTATTCCAGAGACGCCAGTGATTGAACCGAAAAGCCGCGGCGTACTGGATCCCCGCCTTCGCGGGGATGACAGTAGTGTGTTGCATCACTACCTCCGCGTCATTGCGAGCGGCAGCGAAGCAATCCAGGTCTCCACTTGCGGCGCTATGGATTGCTTCGCTTTGATCGCAATGACGTGGAGAGAGCCGCTGGTTTATCCGTGCTACGAGAATTTAGCGCGTACTACGTCCAGCTCACAAGTCTTGCCGGGTCAGCCTGCCATGCGGCGCCGCCGGTCGGACGGGCGCTTTCTTCGCCGGCGTCTCGCCGCCCGTCAGCGCCATCACCGAGACCGCGACCACGCGGTCGACGATGGCATCGACGTCATTGAGGTCGCATTGTCCTTCCGACAATCTGGACAGCCGCTCTTTTTCCCGGATGGTGTGATGCGACATTGCCAGCGCGAAATGCAGTCCCCAATAGAGCTCGGCGTCGTCGCGGCCGGGCAGCGAGCGGCGCATCGCGGCGATGAATTTCCGCAGATGATCGACCTCGCGGTTCTTGATGCGGCGGATAGGCGGAACCGATTCAATCGAGGCGCGGATCATGAAGCGCGCTGCGGTCGAGCCTTCGCGGTCCGGGCCGAGGCAGCCGCGCAGGGTGGGGCCTACGAGCGCGTGCAAAATGGCGTCGATCGGCGCGCGGCCGCCGCCGCTTTCCTCCGCAAGCTTCAACTCGTTGAGCCGCTCGCGGTTGGTGGCGAGGCTGCGGGTGACGAACAGCTCCGCAATCAATTCATCCTTGGAACCGAAATGATAGTTCACCGCGGCGAGATTGACGTTGGCTTCCGCGACGATGTCGCGCAGTGTCACGTCGCCGAAGCCGCGGTCGGCGTAAAGCTTTTCCGCGGCGGCAAGGATGGCGGACCGGGTCCGATCGCTCGACATGGCTACAGCCTCTTTCCGTCATTCCGGGGCGCGCGAAGCGCGAACCCGGAAATCTCGCGCCACAATCTCCAGATTCCGGGTTCGACGCTGGCCCGTCGCCCCGGAATGACTGGCGGGGAGGGAGTTGCAATTCAAACAGTTGTATGAAACTATCGTTTGAAGGGCTGGAAATGTCAACAACGTTTGCGAGCGTGTCGCATCTCCCGCCGACCGGACTGTCAGGTTCGCAAAACGGCTTGCCGGCCGCGAGTGACGGGCAGACAGTGCGGCCAAACGATTTCAGAAGCCGAGAGCCGAGGAGCGTCCCATGAATTTCGACATGTCAGAGAAGCAGAAGGATTGGCTGAACCGAGTCCGCGCGTTCATGAACACGCATGTCCGTCCCGCAGTGCCGATCTACAAGCAGCAGGACGCCGCGGGCGAGCGCTGGAAGGTGATCCCGATTCTGGAAGATTTGAAGAAGAAGGCGCGCGCTGAAGGCCTCTGGAACATGTTCATGCCGCCGTCCTCGCATGAGGACGATGAATTCCGTGGCGCGGGATTGACCAATCTGGAATACGCGCCGCTCTCCGAAGAAATGGGCCGCATCAGTTGGGCTTCTGAAGTGTTCAACTGCTCCGCGCCTGATACCGGCAACATGGAAGTGTTCATGCGCTATGCCACCAAGGAGCAGAAGCGCAAATGGCTGCGTCCGTTGATGGACGGCGAGATCCGCTCCGCCTTCCTGATGACCGAGCCGGCGGTGGCATCCTCGGATGCCACCAACATCGAAACCCGTATCGAGAAGGATGGCGATCACTACGTCATCAACGGCCGCAAATGGTGGTCGTCCGGTGTCGGCGATCCCCGCTGCAAGGTGGCGATCCTGATGGGCAAGACCGACCCGAACGCGGCGCGGCACCAGCAGCAGTCGCAGATCATCGTTCCGCTCGACACGCCCGGCATCAAAGTGGAAAAAATGTTGCCAGTGTTCGGCTTCGATGACGCGCCGCACGGCCACGCCCAGGTGCTGCTGGAGAACGTCCGTGTTCCCAGGGAGAACATCCTGCTCGGCGAGGGCAGGGGCTTTGAGATTGCGCAGGGCCGTCTCGGCCCCGGCCGCATCCATCACTGCATGCGCACCATTGGCAAGGCCGAGGAGGCGCTGGAGAAGATGGTGCGCCGGCTGTCGTCGCGCACCGCGTTCGGCAAGAAGATTATCGAGCATTCGGTCTGGGAGCAGCGCATCGCGGAAGCCCGCATCGACATCGAGATGAACCGCCTGCTGTGCCTCAAGGCTGCCGACATGATGGACAAGGTTGGTAACAAGACCGCGCAACTCGAGATCGCCATGATCAAGGTGGCGGCGCCGAACATGGCGCTGAAGATCATCGACAACGCAATCCAGGCGTTCGGCGGCGGCGGCGTCTCCGATGACGCCGGACTGGCGGTGGACTACGCGCATGTGCGCACGCTGCGGCTGGCCGATGGTCCGGACGAGGTGCATAACCGCGCCATTGCCAGACTTGAACTTCGGAAGTATGCAAACGCTACGAACTAACGGGAGGCCATGAATGGCGCTCCCCAAAGTCCAAGAAGAAGTTGAGGGAGCGTCATCGTGGCGGACGGCGTCAGGAAAGACGAAGAGTTCTCGGGCACCAAGGAAGTCGAGGAGCGCCATCGCATCAACGAGGCGAGCCTGGACGGCTGGATGCGCGAGCATGTCGAGGGCTACCAGGGGCCGCTAAAGGTCCTGCAGTTCAAGGGCGGCCAGTCTAACCCGACCTACAAACTCGAAACGCCGGCCCGATCCTACGTGATGCGCCGAAAACCTTTCGGCAAACTGCTGCCGTCGGCGCATGCGGTCGATCGCGAGTTCCGCGTTATTGCGGCGCTCGGCAAGCAGGGCTTTCCGGTCGCGAAGGCCTGCGCGCTGTGCACCGACGACGCCGTGATCGGCGCCGCCTTCTACATCATGTCGATGGAAGACGGCCGCGTGTTCTGGGATCCGACGCTTCCGAGCCAGACGCCGGATAACAGGCGCAAAATCTTCACCAGCAAGATCGAGACGCTGGCGAAGCTCCACGTCTTCAATCCGGAGCAGATAGGCCTTGGCGATTTCGGCAAGCCGGGCAATTATTTCGCGCGCCAGATCGACCGCTGGACCAAGCAATACCGCGCCTCGGAAACCCAGCACATTCCGGAATTCGAAAAGGTGGCCGAATGGCTGCCGCGCACTGTGCCTGAGCAGAAGCGCGTCTCGATCGTCCACGGCGACTACCGCCTCGACAACATGATTTTCCACGCGACGGAACCGCGCGTGCAGGCGGTGCTGGACTGGGAATTGTCGACGCTCGGCGATCCGATGGCCGACTTCACCTATCTGTTGATGCAGTGGACCATGCCCGGCTTGGAAAAAGCCGATCTCAAGGCGCTGAACATTCCGAGCCTGGAAGAGGCCGCGCAAATCTACTGCGACGTTACCGGCATGGAAGTGCCCGACCTCAACTGGTACTTCGCCTACAACATGTTCCGCCTTGCCGGCATCACGCAAGGTATCGCCGGACGGATCCGCGACGGCACCGCGGCAAACGCCAAGGCTCTGGAGTCGGCCGCGCGCACCGTGCCGCTGTCGAGGTCTTCCTGGGAATACGCTCAGAAGGCCGGCGCGACCTAATCAGCGCGACTAACCGACTTGGCACTCTCACCGAATATCCGCGGCAGCCTGCTCATGGCGGTATCCATGGCGGCGTTCACCATGAACGACTCCATCACCAAGGCCGTGTCGTCAGAGATGAACTTCGGCCAGGTGATGCTGGTGCGCGGGCTGTTCGCGATCGTGCTGGTCGCGGCGTTCGCCTACCATCAGGGCGCGCTGCGTCCGCTGCGCACGTTGATGCTCAAACCGGTGGCGCTCAGGGTGTTCGGCGAGATCGGCGGCACGATCTCGTTCATGGCGGCGCTCGTGCATCTGCCGCTCGCCAACACCTCGGCGATCTTCCAGGCGCTGCCGCTCGCGATCACGCTGGGCGCCGCGGTGATATTTGGCGAGCCGGTCGGCTGGCGGCGCTGGTCGGCGATTGTCGCAGGCTTTATCGGCGTGCTCATCATCGTGCGACCGGGGCTGGCGGGCTTCAACCAGTTCGCGCTGTTCGCGCTGGTGTCGGTGGCGTTCTGCGCGCTGCGCGATCTCGCGACCCGACGCATACCCACAAAGATCCCGTCGCTGTTCATCACCTTGCTGACCACGGTGACGGTGACCACGGCCGGCGGCGCCATCCTCGTTCCACTCGGCGGCTGGACGCCGCCGTCCACGGGCGCGCTCGGCCTGCTGACGCTGGCCGCGGTGCTGCTGCTGATCGGCTATCAATGCATCATCTCGGCGCTGCGCTCCGGCGATATCTCGGCGGTCGCCCCGTTCCGCTATTCCGCGCTGCTATGGGCGATGCTGCTAGGCTATGTCGTGTTCGGCGACGTGCCCGACGCGATGATGGTGCTGGGCGCCTCGATCATCGTGCTGTCAGGCCTCTATGCCTTCTACCGCGAGCGCATCCGCCACCGCACGCTGGCGGCGGAATCATCTGGCCTGCCGCCGGATGGGTTGTGAGCGCATCGACCCTGCCCATATCTCCGAAGCTGATTGGAGATGTTCATGATCCAGCAACTGCGCATCTACGAGATATTCGAGAAGAACAAGTCCGCCTTCCACGCCCGCTTTCGCGATCACGCCGCGCGCATCATGCAAAGCAGATACGGTTTCAAGATCGTTGCGATGTGGGAAACGAAATTAGGCGAACGAACCGAGTTCGCCTATCTGCTGGAATGGCCCGACGAGGCGACCAAGATCGCGGCGTGGACGGCTTTCAAGGCCGATGCCGAATGGTCCGAGATCAAGCGGGTGACGCATGCCGAGCATGGCCTGATGGTAGGTCAGATCGAAGACCGCCTGCTGGCGCCAACGGACTATTCGCCCGCGAAAGGCAGGAGCCTGCTTGCGACTTACGCGTAGAACATCACTCTTGTGTCCCAGACGCGGTGCGACACGAAGTGACGCGCCGCAGAGCCGGGACCCAAACGCTTCGCGTCTCGTGCAAGCGATGGGCCCCGGCTCTGCAGCGCAGCGTGTCGCGCTGCAGAGCCGGGGCACGAGCTCATCGCTAAATCGGCTTGCCCGTATAAGGCATCGACGCGGTAAGGCCGCCGTCGACCGGGATCGCCTGGCCGTTGACGTAGGAAGCATCGTCGCTGGCGAGGAACAGGCCCATCGCTGCGAGTTCGTGCGGCTGGCCGGCGCGCTTCAGGGGATTGAGCTGGCCGATCTTGTCGGAGGTGCCGCGCTCTTTGGCGCGGTCGAACACCGGCTTGGTCATGCCGGTCTCGATCAGGCCAGGGCAGATCGCGTTGATGCGCACGCCGGTGCCGGACAGCGAATAGGCGGTGGTCTGCACCAGGCTGATGACGCCGGCCTTGCTGGCGCCATAGGGATGTCCGCTGGCGCCGGCCTTGAGGCCTGCGACGGAGGCGGTGCATACGATCGAGCCGGACTGTTGCCGGATCATGTGTGGCATCGAGTGCTTGATCGCGAGGACCGGCCCGATCAGATTGATGCGCAGAACTTCCTGCCAGTGCTCGACGGTCTGCTCGGCCAGCGGCACCAGCCCGCCGCTGACGCCGGCATTGGCCCAGATCGCATCGAGCCTGCCGTATTTCGAAACCGCCTTGTCTATGAAGGCCTTCACATCGGCTTCCGAACCGGCATCCGCCATCACAGCCTCCACCGTACCGCCGGCATCGCTGACGAGCTTGGCGGTCTCCTTCACGCCCTCGGCGCGGTCGACGATGACGAGCTTCGCGCCTTCCCTGGAGAACAGCACCGATGCAGCGCGCCCGATGCCGCTTCCAGCACCTGTGATGACGACGGATTTGCCTTCGAGGCGGCCCATGAGCTTCTCCCTTACGGTGTTATGCGCGCCGGCGTCTGCCGCCTTGCGGAATTCAAACAAGATTTCAAACGCCAGAGTGACTTGAGACGATGCGTGCTCTGACGTACAGCGACAGCGAACAGTATTGAAGGGTCTTGGCGATGTCCAATGCAGACAAACCGCGATTGGTCACCACGCGCTGGTGGTGGGTGCGTCATGCGCCGGTGCGCGAAGATAACGGCTGCATTTACGGGCAGGAGGATCTCGGCTGCGACTGCGGCGATCGCATCGTGTTCGAGGCGGTCGGAAAGATCCTGCCGCGCAACGCGGTCTGGTATGCAAGCAATCTGAAGCGCACGCATCAGACCGCGCACGCGATCTGGGCCGCCGGCTTTCCCAAGCCGATGGAGATGCCGCATGTGCACGCATTCGCCGAGCAGCATCTCGGCCAATGGCAAGGCATGAATCGCGCGGCATTCATCGCAAGCCGGCCGATCGGCAGCCATTGGTTTGGCGCCTTCGACGAGCCTGCGCCCGGCGGCGAGAGTTTCCTGGATCTCTACAATCGAGTCTGCGCCGCCATTGAGCGCATCAATCTCGAACAAGCGGGCAAGGACGTGATCGTCGTGGCGCATGGCGGCACGATCAGGGCCGCCGTCGCCCTTGCGCTCGGCGGCTTGCCCGAAAAAGGCCTGGTCTTCGATATCGACAATTGTTCGGTAACGCGGCTCGACCATCTCGCAAGCGAGGGCCACAGCGGTTGGCGGCTGCAGATGGTCAACCAGCAGCCGTGGATCGCGGATGCCTCGCACGACGCGATGCATCAGCCGTCCGGGCCGGAGGTCGAGCCGCCGTCGACCAAGCTCGCTTGAGCCTCAAGTTGTCGAGGACCGCAAAGGCTGCTTAGTTCGAATTCAAGACGAAACCGGCAATCGCGCTGGACGATCATTGGGAGAGAGACATGAGCTTGTTCGATATGACCGGGAAAGTAGCCGTCATCACCGGCTCCACGCGCGGCATCGGCCGCGCCATCGCCGAGCGGATGGCCGAGCATGGCGCGAAGGTCGTGATCTCCTCGCGCAAGCAGGATGTTTGCGACCAGGTCACCAAGGAAATCAACGACAAGTTCGGCAAGGGGACGGCGGTAGCGATCGCCGCGAACATTTCCAGCAAGGAAAACCTGCAGAACCTCGTCGACGAGTCGAACCGCGCTTTCGGCAAGATCGACGTGCTGGTCTGCAACGCCGCATCCAATCCCTATTACGGTCCGCTCGGCGGCATCTCCGATGAACAGTTTCGTAAGATCCTGGACAACAACATCGTCGCCAACAATTGGCTGATCAACATGGTGGTGCCGCAGATGATTGAGCGCAAGGATGGCTCGATTATCATCGTCTCCTCGATCGGCGGATTGAAGGGCTCGACCGTGCTCGGCGCCTACGCGATCTCGAAGGCGGCCGACATGCAACTCGCGCGCAACCTCGCCTGCGAATATGGCAAGCATAATATCCGCGTGAACTGTATCGCGCCCGGCCTGATCAAGACCGATTTCGCCAAGGCACTGTGGGATAATCCGGAGACGCTCAAAGCCTCCACCGCTCGCTCGCCGCTCTTGCGCATCGGCGTGCCGGACGAGATCGCGGGCGCTGCGGTGCTAATGGGATCGAAGGCCGGCGACTTCATGACCGGGCAGACCATCGTGATCGATGGTGGTGCTACGATCAGTTGAGGAATCGAGGAGGAGCGCATAGCGCCATCGATGTCATCACCCGCGAAGGCGGGTGATCCAGTACACACCGGCGTCTCGATTCCGATTGATGTCACGACGTACTGGATGCCCCGCCTTCGCGGGGCATGACAGTTGTGGTTGGGCGCTATGCCGGGAACAATGCCTCGGCGTCACTCCACCGCCGCGTAGACCAAATCGCGCAGCATGTTCCGCATGTATTCGCGCTGGCCGGGCCCCTGCATCATGAAGACCGTGAACAGCTCTTCCGCGGGATCGATAAAGAAGAACGTGCCGGCCATACCGCTCCAGAAGAACTGGCCAAGCGAGCCCGGGAACGGCGCGATGCCCCGGTGCGTGCGGACGGCGAAGCCGAGCCCAAAGCCGTGGCCCGGCGACATCAGCGGCGAGTCGACCTTCACATCGGGCGTGAGATGATCTGAAGCCATGAGCTCCAGCGTCTTGCGGCCGATAATCCGATTGCCGTCGAGCGTGCCGCCGTTGAGCAGCATCTGGCAGAACCGGGCATAGTCCATGGTGGTCGAGACCAGCCCGCCGCCGCCGGATTCCATCGCGGGCTTCTCCAGCATGTTGAAGAGCTGCACCTTCTCGCCGTTCCACGGATCGGTCGGGAACGGTTCGGCGAGGCGGCCAGCGTTCGCTTCTGAGGTATGGAAAGCGGTCTCGGCCATCTGCAGCGGCGCCAGGATTCGCTCGGTCAGGAACGCGCCGAGCGACTTGCCGGAGACGACTTCGATGATGCGGCCGAGCACATCGGTCGAGCGGCTGTAGTTCCATTCCGCGCCGGGCTGGCAGATCAGCGGCATGCCGGCGATCATGGTGGCGTGCTCGGCGTTGGTGATCTTGCGGCTGCGCAGCCGTGACTGCTGATAGAGCTGCTGGACGAGGCCGTTACCGGTGTGGTCGTAGGTCAGGCCCGACGTATGCCGCAGCAGGTCCTGAACCGTCATCGGCCGCTTCACCGGCACCAGCTCGAGCTTGCCGTTGTTCTCGACGCCGACCTTCTGGTCGGCAAACTCCGGAATGAACTTAGCGACGGGATCGCCCAGGATGAAGTGGCCGTCCTCGACCAGCATCATGATGCCGACCGAGACGATCGGCTTGGTCATCGAGAAGATGCGGAAGATGCTGTCATGCGCCATCGGCGTGGCCGCCGCCGGGCTCTGGCGGCCGACGGCATCGAACCAGCCGACTTGTCCGCGCCGGGCCACCATGACGGTGGCGCCGGGCAGGGTTCCCTTGTCGACCTCGCGCTTGAAGGCGTCCGACATCCGCTGCAGGCGGACGCTCGAGAGGCCGATGGTTTCCGGCTTGGCGTCGGGGAGAGAAGGGGTCTGGGGGGCGGTTGTCTGGCGGGCGGTCTGCGCGTTCATGGTCTCTCCCGTTGCGCTTGTTGTTGTGGTGACCAAGTCTGGCGCAGAAGGTGTGCTTTGGATAGGGCGGCAAGCCGCTTCGCCCCTTGCAATCGGGGCATGGCCTATGCTTGAAACGGCACGAACCGACGCATGCGGCGGTTCCCTGCAGGAGTGTAGCTCAATTGGTAGAGCACCGGTCTCCAAAACCGGGGGTCGCAGGTTCGAGCCCTGCCACTCCTGCCAGCTAAATCAAATACTTAGATTGATTTTCGGCGAAGGCCGGCGAGCCCCTTTCAGGCTCCCGATGAACTCGCGCTTCATTCAACGACGACCGGCCTATTCTGCCACGCCGGCTTTCTCGCGCATCTTGTCGATCAGCTTCGACGCTTCCGCCTTCGTGAGGTTTTCATTGAATGCCTCGGGGCAATGCGCCTGCTCGCACAATGTTTTCAGGTAAGATGCCTGAGCCCCCGTCATCGGTTCATCGCCGGAGACCCAGTCGTCAGGGTCCTTTTCTGTGTTCGAATCGATGTGCGTCTTGGAAGTCATTTGCCGTCCTCTTCAGTCCAAGAACGCATTTGTTCATGTATTGTTCCGTGAGTGCGTTCAGGGGAGCACCGGTGCAACTCCAACGAACTACCGCCGCTTCAGCAACGATGCCATTGCTTGCGCTGCAATCGGGGAGAGCGAGGGAAGACCGAGGGAAGACCAATGGGACCCCTGTGGCGGGATCGCGAAGGCCGTTTCGGGCTTCCTCGCGCGCTCAAGCGATCCGATGTCCGGGGACGACCGCGACAATTCTCGGGGTCGTCACCGTCCTGATCCTGATAACGGCATTGCCGGGTTTCGGCGAATGCGCACTGCACTGAATGCGACGTTCACGGCCAAGCCGGTTGAACAGCGCATCTCCTCCTAGATCAGGCCTCGTGTCGCCAGCCTCGGCTCGTGGCCGCCCTCGGCTCTAATGTTGATCGTTTCGTTGGCCGCCAGCGCCGCGCTATCGCCTCGGAACAGTGGGCTGCTGACAAGGTCGTCCTGAGTGCTCTCAACACGGTGGTGCCGATAGGGATATTCACGTTGTTGTTCGCAGCGATCTACCGGGTACTGCCCGATACGGACATCTACTGGTGCCATCTCGTCCTGAGCGCATTTGTCACAGCCGTGTTGTTCACTATCGGCAAGTCGGTGATCGGCTTTAGCCCGGTCGCGCAGCGCCGAGTTCGGCCTATGCGCGGCGGGGTGCGCTGATCGTCCTCATGTTCTGGGCCTATTACTCATCGCAGGTTTTCCTGTGCGGTGCTGAACTGACGAAGGCGATCGATCACGAGCGTCATTCGGCCAGGCGCAGCGAGCGCGAGGAACAATTCAATAGCGCGTGAGTTCGTCCCAAAACCAACACGAACCCAATAGGGCGGTGACGACATGGCACGATCCGTAGAGGAGCTACGACGGGACTCCGAGATAAGCCGCGCCCAGCTTGCGGCGACCGTCGATCGGTTGAGGGAACAGATCACCGACACTGCAGAAGACATCCGCTACAAGGTTTCGCCGGATGGCATCAAGGCGGAGGTTTCCGGCTTCATCAGTCACAAGACCCAGACTTGGCTTGGCGCTCTCAGGCAGCAAGCGATGGAAAACCCGATGCAGGCGCTTGCCGCCGGCACCGCGATCGCGGTGCCGGCGTTGCGGCTGGCCCGCGGTTTTCCACTCCCGCTTCTGATGATCGGCGCGGGGCTCGCCCTGAGTTCGAAAACCGTGCGCGACCGCGCTGCGGAAGCGGCGGCGCCCGGAATTGAAAAAGCCAGGGAAGTGATGGACGAGACCGCGGCACGCGCGCAGTCACTCGGCGATAGCCTGCGTCAGGCGGTATCCTCCACCCAGAGCGAGGCAGCCGCTAGGGCCGGCGACGCACAGGAGGCCGCGGGCGAGATGGCGAGCGAGACGAGGAATCGGGCCGCCGAAACCGCTGACGCCGTCAGCGGCAAGGTCAAGGCCGGCATGGATGCCGCTTCTGAAATGGCAAATGACACCATGGAAATGGCGAAAGAAAAGATGGAGCGCGCTCGCTCCTCCGCCACCCGGGCAGCGACCGCGGCACCCGCAGCGGCAAGCAAGGTGATCCGCGACAACGCTGCATTGATCGGCGGCCTGGGAGTGGCGATTGGTGCGATCCTTGCTGCTTCGCTTCCAAGTACCAGGGCCGAGGCCGGCGTATTGGGTAAAGCGAGCGACAGCGTTAAACGCGCCGCAGGCACGGCAGCTCAATCCGGATTTGATGCCGCCAAAGACGCCGCTATGTCGGCTGCGGACGCCGCGGCGAAAAGCGTTTCCGACGCCGACCTCGGCAAGCACGCCAGTCGGATCACGGAAGGCGTGACCGAGAGGCTCCAAGAAGTGGCCGACGACGTCGTGACGACGGCATTTGATCCTTCCCGTAACCCACATAGCTGAAAAAGAGACCGCCATGAGCGATTTGGACCTCAACACCCGTAACACCAATTCCTCTCAGAACCAGAATACGACGACGTCGTCCCAGGACCTGAAGGACCAGGCTACCGAAGCCGGCGCAGAGATGAAGCAGCGCGCCGGCGACGCGCTGAAGGCGTCGACGGATATGGCACGCGAAAAATTCAAGGAAGCGGCGGATGTCGCCAAGGACGTGGCGTCAGGAACTGCCGATCGTCTGCAGGAGCAGGCTGGCGAACAACAGCGCACGGGCGCGGATTTCATCGGCCGGCTTGCCGGCGATATCAGGAATGCGGCGCGCGCGTTCGAGAATGACGCACCGTTTGCTGCCCGCAGCATCAATTCCGCGGCTGAATATGTTGACGAGGCCGCCGACAAGATCCGCAACGGAAGTCTCCGCGATCTCGTCGATGGCGCGACCGATTTTGCGAGACGGCAGCCTGCGGCTTTTCTCGGTCTCTCGGTGCTTGCCGGTTTCGCCGCGGTCCGCTTCCTGAAGGCATCCGGCAGTCAGAGCTCTTCACCGCAAAGCTCTTCCTCATCGTACTCGCCTTCATCGTACACGCCATCACCCTCCACCTCGTCCTCCTACAAAGCGGAGGCATCATGAGCACTAAAACGGATATTCGGACGATCTCCAGCCTGCTGGGCGATGCACTTTCGCAATTCGCCAAGCTGTTTCAAAACGAAGTCGATCTCGCCAAGGCTGAGCTTGGCGAAAAGGTTCAGCAAATCGGTGTCGCCGTTGGTCTCGTCGCGGCTGGCGCCATTCTCGTCGTTCCAGCGATTGTCATGGCCCTGTTCGCCCTTTCCGCGGCCTTGATCGCGGGAGGATGGTCGCAGCCCGTCTCGTATCTGATCTCCGCGATCGTGGCCGCGGTGATTGCGGCCATCCTGCTTGCGATCGGCATGAACCGGCTGGACGCGCGGAAACTGGCGCCACGTGAAACGCTGCGGCAGCTCGAAAAGGACAAGGATACCGTGAAGGGAATGGTGCGATGAGCGGAACACAAGGGAGTTTCATAGATGGCCTGACGGCTGCTGCCCGCGACAATCCGCTTGCTGCGGCTCTGATCGGAGGCGGTGCACTTTGGCTACTTATCGGCAATGACAAGTTGAAGAACGCGGCGAACTCGGTCAGGGCCGCTGCCGCGCCGCTTGCCGATACGGCTGCGCGTGGTTCACGGGCCGCCGCCTCGAAATTCGAGAATAGCTATGAGTCCATCCGGGATCGAACCTCCCGAATGCAGGACGAAGCCTCGCGGGGCGTCAATGAGACGGTGCGCAACGCCAGAAGCGGGGCTTCCGATGCGATGTCGGATGCGGCGGATACGATCAGCGATCGGTTCGAGGAAGGCATCTCCGGTGCGCGGGAAATGTGGGACCGGCTGGGCAGAGCCCTGCCACGGAGGGAAACGCTGGCTCAGGCGCAATCCTCGCTTTCCGATCTCCTCGAACGACAACCGCTGGTCCTCGGTGCCGTCGGTCTGGCGATCGGTGCCACGGTGGCCGGGGCGTTGGCGAAGTCCCATCTCGAAGATGAGTGGGTTGGCGAGCTCAGCGACAGTTTGAAGGCGGACGC
This genomic window contains:
- a CDS encoding TetR/AcrR family transcriptional regulator, with the protein product MSSDRTRSAILAAAEKLYADRGFGDVTLRDIVAEANVNLAAVNYHFGSKDELIAELFVTRSLATNRERLNELKLAEESGGGRAPIDAILHALVGPTLRGCLGPDREGSTAARFMIRASIESVPPIRRIKNREVDHLRKFIAAMRRSLPGRDDAELYWGLHFALAMSHHTIREKERLSRLSEGQCDLNDVDAIVDRVVAVSVMALTGGETPAKKAPVRPAAPHGRLTRQDL
- a CDS encoding acyl-CoA dehydrogenase family protein yields the protein MNFDMSEKQKDWLNRVRAFMNTHVRPAVPIYKQQDAAGERWKVIPILEDLKKKARAEGLWNMFMPPSSHEDDEFRGAGLTNLEYAPLSEEMGRISWASEVFNCSAPDTGNMEVFMRYATKEQKRKWLRPLMDGEIRSAFLMTEPAVASSDATNIETRIEKDGDHYVINGRKWWSSGVGDPRCKVAILMGKTDPNAARHQQQSQIIVPLDTPGIKVEKMLPVFGFDDAPHGHAQVLLENVRVPRENILLGEGRGFEIAQGRLGPGRIHHCMRTIGKAEEALEKMVRRLSSRTAFGKKIIEHSVWEQRIAEARIDIEMNRLLCLKAADMMDKVGNKTAQLEIAMIKVAAPNMALKIIDNAIQAFGGGGVSDDAGLAVDYAHVRTLRLADGPDEVHNRAIARLELRKYANATN
- a CDS encoding phosphotransferase family protein, which encodes MADGVRKDEEFSGTKEVEERHRINEASLDGWMREHVEGYQGPLKVLQFKGGQSNPTYKLETPARSYVMRRKPFGKLLPSAHAVDREFRVIAALGKQGFPVAKACALCTDDAVIGAAFYIMSMEDGRVFWDPTLPSQTPDNRRKIFTSKIETLAKLHVFNPEQIGLGDFGKPGNYFARQIDRWTKQYRASETQHIPEFEKVAEWLPRTVPEQKRVSIVHGDYRLDNMIFHATEPRVQAVLDWELSTLGDPMADFTYLLMQWTMPGLEKADLKALNIPSLEEAAQIYCDVTGMEVPDLNWYFAYNMFRLAGITQGIAGRIRDGTAANAKALESAARTVPLSRSSWEYAQKAGAT
- a CDS encoding DMT family transporter, whose protein sequence is MAVSMAAFTMNDSITKAVSSEMNFGQVMLVRGLFAIVLVAAFAYHQGALRPLRTLMLKPVALRVFGEIGGTISFMAALVHLPLANTSAIFQALPLAITLGAAVIFGEPVGWRRWSAIVAGFIGVLIIVRPGLAGFNQFALFALVSVAFCALRDLATRRIPTKIPSLFITLLTTVTVTTAGGAILVPLGGWTPPSTGALGLLTLAAVLLLIGYQCIISALRSGDISAVAPFRYSALLWAMLLGYVVFGDVPDAMMVLGASIIVLSGLYAFYRERIRHRTLAAESSGLPPDGL
- a CDS encoding NIPSNAP family protein — its product is MIQQLRIYEIFEKNKSAFHARFRDHAARIMQSRYGFKIVAMWETKLGERTEFAYLLEWPDEATKIAAWTAFKADAEWSEIKRVTHAEHGLMVGQIEDRLLAPTDYSPAKGRSLLATYA
- a CDS encoding SDR family NAD(P)-dependent oxidoreductase, producing MGRLEGKSVVITGAGSGIGRAASVLFSREGAKLVIVDRAEGVKETAKLVSDAGGTVEAVMADAGSEADVKAFIDKAVSKYGRLDAIWANAGVSGGLVPLAEQTVEHWQEVLRINLIGPVLAIKHSMPHMIRQQSGSIVCTASVAGLKAGASGHPYGASKAGVISLVQTTAYSLSGTGVRINAICPGLIETGMTKPVFDRAKERGTSDKIGQLNPLKRAGQPHELAAMGLFLASDDASYVNGQAIPVDGGLTASMPYTGKPI
- a CDS encoding histidine phosphatase family protein, with the translated sequence MSNADKPRLVTTRWWWVRHAPVREDNGCIYGQEDLGCDCGDRIVFEAVGKILPRNAVWYASNLKRTHQTAHAIWAAGFPKPMEMPHVHAFAEQHLGQWQGMNRAAFIASRPIGSHWFGAFDEPAPGGESFLDLYNRVCAAIERINLEQAGKDVIVVAHGGTIRAAVALALGGLPEKGLVFDIDNCSVTRLDHLASEGHSGWRLQMVNQQPWIADASHDAMHQPSGPEVEPPSTKLA
- a CDS encoding SDR family NAD(P)-dependent oxidoreductase, encoding MSLFDMTGKVAVITGSTRGIGRAIAERMAEHGAKVVISSRKQDVCDQVTKEINDKFGKGTAVAIAANISSKENLQNLVDESNRAFGKIDVLVCNAASNPYYGPLGGISDEQFRKILDNNIVANNWLINMVVPQMIERKDGSIIIVSSIGGLKGSTVLGAYAISKAADMQLARNLACEYGKHNIRVNCIAPGLIKTDFAKALWDNPETLKASTARSPLLRIGVPDEIAGAAVLMGSKAGDFMTGQTIVIDGGATIS